One Thioclava electrotropha DNA segment encodes these proteins:
- a CDS encoding N-acetylmuramoyl-L-alanine amidase, which produces MIGRFILLLAMSLALALPARAQDLSALAQYAPDRSQIAQSGDKVAITLGISQPVPYRAFLLADPYRLVIDFREVNFGANPPENLLKGSDAIKGLRWGKFRPGWSRLVAELAHPMRLVTSEERTKGDPEIALTLAQVPAAKFTPRKGAADSALWDLPQPAPTVAPHRRQDGTRPLKVVLDPGHGGIDPGAEDGGAHEADIVLGFARQLRDAMRRAGMQVVMTRDQDVFVPLETRVTVARAAGADLFISLHADSIAEGRATGSTIYRLADHAETEATRKLVQRHDRDDILAGVDLNGQGDAITHILVDLARRDTQPRSVRLSQVLAGAIKGAGLHMHKHPVQGANFSVLKSPDIPSVLVELGFLSSPADRARLKDPDWRARMAAALTKGVETWAQGDAAEAKLLRQ; this is translated from the coding sequence ATGATCGGGCGGTTCATTCTTCTTCTCGCGATGTCTCTCGCGCTGGCTCTGCCTGCGCGGGCGCAGGACCTGTCGGCCTTGGCGCAATATGCGCCCGACCGCAGCCAGATCGCGCAAAGCGGCGATAAGGTCGCGATCACGCTCGGGATCAGTCAGCCCGTGCCGTATCGCGCCTTTCTGCTGGCCGATCCCTACCGGCTCGTCATCGACTTCCGCGAGGTGAATTTCGGGGCCAACCCGCCTGAAAACCTGCTCAAGGGCAGCGATGCGATCAAAGGTCTGCGCTGGGGCAAGTTCCGGCCCGGCTGGTCGCGGCTGGTGGCCGAGCTTGCCCATCCGATGCGCCTCGTCACCTCTGAAGAGCGCACCAAGGGCGACCCCGAGATCGCGCTGACGCTGGCGCAGGTGCCCGCAGCGAAGTTCACCCCGCGCAAGGGGGCCGCCGATTCCGCCCTATGGGATCTGCCGCAACCCGCGCCGACCGTCGCGCCGCATCGCCGTCAGGACGGGACGCGGCCGCTGAAGGTGGTGCTCGATCCCGGCCATGGCGGCATCGATCCGGGGGCGGAGGATGGCGGCGCGCATGAGGCAGATATCGTGCTGGGCTTTGCCCGCCAGCTGCGCGACGCGATGCGCCGGGCGGGGATGCAGGTGGTGATGACCCGCGATCAGGACGTGTTCGTGCCGCTCGAAACCCGCGTGACGGTGGCGCGCGCGGCGGGGGCGGATCTCTTCATCTCGCTCCACGCGGATTCCATCGCCGAAGGTCGGGCGACCGGCTCCACGATCTACCGGCTCGCCGATCACGCCGAGACCGAGGCGACCCGCAAGCTGGTGCAGCGCCACGACCGCGACGATATCCTCGCAGGTGTCGATCTGAACGGGCAGGGCGATGCGATCACCCATATCCTCGTCGATCTGGCGCGGCGCGATACGCAGCCGCGCTCAGTCCGGCTGTCGCAGGTGCTGGCGGGCGCGATCAAGGGGGCGGGGCTGCATATGCACAAACACCCGGTGCAGGGCGCGAATTTCTCGGTGCTGAAATCGCCCGATATCCCTTCGGTCCTCGTGGAGCTGGGCTTTCTGTCGTCGCCCGCCGATCGCGCGCGGCTCAAGGACCCCGACTGGCGCGCGCGGATGGCCGCGGCGCTCACGAAAGGCGTCGAGACGTGGGCGCAGGGCGATGCGGCCGAGGCCAAGCTTTTGCGCCAATAA
- a CDS encoding pyridoxal phosphate-dependent aminotransferase, which yields MRQSKRGQVEPFIAMDVLRMAAEAEAAGRDIVHMEVGQPGTSAPKAAKRRLAEALESQPMGYTVALGLPYLREGIAKLYKRWYDIDLDPARVVITSGSSGAFQLAFTALFDVGDKVGLGEPGYPSYRQILKALSIEPVGIPTEAQNRYQPTPEEIPDDLAGLIVASPGNPSGTMLGKPELQALIEHCQARDIAFISDEIYHGLQYEGRAVSALEISNDVFVINSFSKYFSMTGWRVGWMVVPESHLRTVERLAQHMFICAPHASQVAALGALESLDEMAENVARYGESRQMLLEELPKMGFTRIAPPDGAFYLYADVSELTEDSAAFAAEILESVGVAVTPGMDFDPHRGAQTIRFSYAQSPERVAEGIKRLRSFMENR from the coding sequence ATGCGGCAGTCGAAACGCGGGCAGGTGGAACCGTTCATCGCGATGGATGTGCTGCGCATGGCGGCAGAGGCGGAGGCTGCGGGCCGCGACATCGTGCATATGGAAGTGGGCCAGCCGGGCACCTCCGCGCCGAAGGCCGCCAAGCGCCGTCTGGCCGAGGCGCTCGAGAGCCAGCCGATGGGCTACACGGTGGCGCTGGGGCTGCCCTATCTGCGCGAGGGGATCGCGAAGCTCTACAAGCGCTGGTACGACATCGATCTGGATCCCGCGCGCGTGGTCATCACTTCGGGCTCTTCCGGGGCGTTCCAGCTGGCCTTCACGGCGCTGTTCGATGTGGGCGACAAGGTAGGCCTAGGCGAGCCGGGCTATCCGAGCTACCGCCAGATCCTCAAGGCGCTCTCGATCGAGCCGGTGGGCATTCCGACCGAGGCGCAGAACCGCTACCAGCCGACGCCCGAGGAAATTCCGGACGATCTGGCCGGGCTGATCGTGGCCTCGCCGGGCAACCCGTCGGGCACGATGCTGGGCAAGCCGGAGCTGCAGGCGCTGATCGAGCATTGTCAGGCCCGCGACATCGCTTTCATCTCGGACGAGATTTATCACGGGCTGCAATATGAGGGCCGTGCGGTCTCGGCGCTGGAGATTTCCAACGACGTCTTCGTGATCAATTCCTTCTCGAAATATTTCTCGATGACCGGCTGGCGCGTGGGCTGGATGGTGGTGCCGGAAAGCCATCTGCGCACCGTGGAGCGTCTCGCGCAGCACATGTTCATCTGCGCCCCTCATGCGAGCCAGGTGGCGGCTCTGGGCGCGCTGGAGAGCCTCGACGAGATGGCCGAGAATGTCGCGCGCTATGGCGAAAGCCGGCAGATGCTGCTCGAAGAGCTGCCGAAGATGGGCTTCACCCGGATCGCGCCGCCGGATGGAGCGTTCTACCTCTATGCCGATGTGTCGGAGCTGACCGAGGATAGCGCCGCTTTCGCCGCGGAAATCCTCGAGAGCGTCGGGGTGGCGGTCACGCCGGGGATGGATTTCGACCCCCATCGCGGCGCGCAGACGATCCGGTTTTCCTATGCGCAAAGCCCCGAGCGGGTCGCCGAGGGGATCAAGCGGCTGCGGAGCTTCATGGAGAACCGCTGA
- a CDS encoding DsbA family protein yields the protein MLRTLLAATAFAALATAAPLTPAAAQDFDFANMTDSQKTAFGDAVREYLMANPQVLVEAINELEAKQQAQQADNDKQLIKTNAKDIFEDGYSWVGGNPDGDITVVEFMDYKCTYCKKAYDEVSDLISKDGNIRFIVKEFPILGQQSELAARFAVATKQIDGDDAYAKMHDTLMKARGNLTVESLSQIAKDQGLDPAPILKQMNDEKVTEVLRQNYQLAQRMAISGTPAFVIGGQLLRGYAPEAAMAKMVAEERNAE from the coding sequence ATGCTCCGCACGCTTCTGGCCGCGACCGCCTTCGCCGCGCTCGCCACGGCCGCCCCGCTCACCCCGGCAGCCGCGCAGGATTTCGACTTCGCCAACATGACCGACAGCCAGAAAACCGCCTTCGGCGACGCCGTGCGCGAGTATCTGATGGCCAATCCGCAGGTTCTGGTCGAGGCGATCAACGAGCTGGAAGCCAAGCAGCAAGCCCAGCAAGCCGATAACGACAAGCAGCTGATCAAGACTAATGCGAAGGATATTTTCGAGGACGGCTACAGCTGGGTCGGCGGCAATCCCGATGGCGACATCACCGTCGTCGAGTTCATGGATTACAAATGCACCTACTGCAAAAAAGCCTATGACGAGGTCTCGGACCTGATCTCGAAAGACGGCAATATCCGCTTCATCGTCAAGGAGTTCCCGATCCTCGGCCAGCAGTCGGAACTGGCGGCGCGCTTCGCGGTCGCGACGAAGCAGATCGACGGCGACGACGCCTATGCGAAGATGCACGACACGCTGATGAAGGCGCGCGGCAATCTCACCGTCGAGAGCCTGAGCCAGATCGCCAAGGACCAGGGCCTCGATCCCGCTCCGATCCTCAAGCAGATGAACGACGAAAAGGTGACCGAGGTTCTGCGTCAAAACTACCAGCTGGCACAGCGCATGGCGATTTCGGGCACCCCGGCCTTCGTGATCGGCGGGCAGCTGCTGCGCGGCTACGCGCCGGAAGCGGCGATGGCGAAAATGGTCGCAGAAGAGCGCAACGCCGAGTGA
- a CDS encoding methyl-accepting chemotaxis protein: MAAIVTATAYLVGTAFLVASVTAWVFASAALLGWRMRDRRRGNTILAQGVIGQAVALTAALSGHPWQIDAHLSFFALMAVLIVMVDNRAIFFAAATVVVHHLALSVLMPSLIYPSADIWENVSRSLFHGATVAIETAVLVYAVLSRRRMESSMEERMAEAIDATTQADEARRRAEGETTRAQQMQDAASEAAQKAEALRVDAERNAREVEEATRLARLAEEDLAQERAETTARQTRVVEALEIALQQLSRKDLKARLGEVDADYAGLAVNFNTAIEQLEGAIALVTGHSVDIRQQIGEISAASASLSTRAEKQSGTLADAAASLNELTSSVQSGAKMAAEAASAASNAETVAKESAAVVSESIRAMNEIETSSKQIERITSVIDDIAFQTNLLALNAGVEAARAGEAGRGFAVVASEVRDLAQRSSASAKEITALIEASGQQVSTGVELVSKTVASLEGIVKSVEEISQRVAQMARSSEEQSRTLAAINGSVEQLDHATRQNVAMFEETTAASKMLDDLAEALREAVTQFSTSPAVLEDRDALPRAS, translated from the coding sequence ATGGCCGCCATCGTCACGGCAACCGCCTATCTGGTGGGCACGGCCTTCCTCGTGGCCAGCGTGACCGCCTGGGTCTTCGCCTCTGCCGCTCTACTCGGTTGGCGGATGCGCGACCGGCGGCGCGGCAACACCATCCTCGCGCAAGGGGTGATTGGCCAGGCCGTGGCCCTCACCGCCGCGCTCTCCGGGCATCCGTGGCAAATCGATGCGCACCTTTCGTTTTTCGCGCTGATGGCCGTGCTGATCGTGATGGTCGACAACCGCGCGATCTTCTTCGCCGCCGCGACTGTGGTGGTGCATCACCTCGCGCTCTCGGTCCTGATGCCCAGCCTGATCTATCCCAGCGCGGATATATGGGAAAATGTCTCGCGCTCGCTCTTCCACGGCGCGACCGTCGCCATCGAAACGGCGGTGCTCGTCTATGCCGTTCTCAGCCGCCGCCGCATGGAAAGTTCGATGGAAGAGCGTATGGCAGAGGCGATCGACGCCACCACCCAGGCCGACGAAGCCCGTCGCCGAGCGGAGGGAGAGACCACGCGCGCCCAGCAGATGCAGGACGCCGCCAGCGAGGCCGCCCAAAAGGCAGAGGCGCTGCGCGTCGATGCGGAACGCAACGCGCGTGAGGTCGAAGAAGCGACCCGCCTCGCCCGCTTGGCCGAAGAGGATCTCGCCCAGGAACGCGCCGAAACCACAGCGCGCCAGACCCGCGTCGTCGAGGCGCTCGAAATCGCGCTGCAACAGCTCTCGCGCAAGGATCTCAAGGCCCGGCTCGGTGAGGTCGATGCGGATTACGCGGGGCTCGCCGTCAATTTCAATACGGCGATTGAACAACTCGAAGGCGCCATCGCCCTCGTCACCGGCCACAGCGTCGACATCCGCCAGCAGATCGGCGAGATCAGCGCCGCCTCCGCCTCCCTCTCGACCCGGGCCGAGAAGCAATCGGGCACCCTTGCCGACGCAGCCGCCTCGCTCAACGAGTTGACCTCCTCGGTGCAATCGGGCGCGAAAATGGCCGCCGAGGCCGCGAGTGCCGCCAGCAATGCGGAAACCGTCGCCAAGGAAAGCGCCGCGGTGGTCAGCGAGTCGATCCGCGCAATGAACGAAATCGAAACCAGTTCGAAACAGATCGAGCGCATCACCTCGGTGATCGACGATATCGCTTTCCAGACCAACCTCCTTGCGCTCAACGCTGGTGTGGAAGCTGCCCGCGCAGGTGAGGCCGGTCGCGGCTTCGCCGTCGTCGCCTCTGAAGTGCGCGACCTCGCTCAGCGTTCCTCCGCCTCCGCAAAAGAGATCACCGCACTGATCGAAGCCTCGGGCCAACAGGTCAGCACCGGCGTCGAACTCGTCAGCAAGACCGTCGCCTCGCTCGAAGGCATCGTGAAATCGGTCGAAGAGATTTCACAGCGCGTCGCCCAGATGGCGCGCTCCTCCGAGGAACAGTCCCGCACGCTCGCGGCGATCAACGGCTCGGTCGAACAGCTCGACCACGCCACCCGCCAGAATGTCGCGATGTTCGAAGAAACCACCGCCGCGAGCAAAATGCTCGACGACCTCGCCGAGGCGCTCCGCGAAGCCGTGACGCAATTCTCGACATCTCCCGCTGTTCTGGAGGACCGAGACGCGCTTCCGCGAGCGAGTTGA
- a CDS encoding DUF1236 domain-containing protein, with translation MTRKFATILAAAASTTMIAGTAFAETSPPLMATAQGEFDIHAGVEASSKTIATVSDGTIVPVEGCLPDGTICQVTFDGMNGYAPAGQLGVMVDGQMALLSTGPQSVTVNQIQVPGDNANKDGQGAAALTGAAAGGAAGAAVGGPVGAVVGALIGSAGVGAAAKPEPTTITWVEKHPVAPVYLDGEVATGKVIPDMVTLTPVPDSTYAYGNINDNTVFVNPDSRAIVYVVPAS, from the coding sequence ATGACCCGCAAGTTCGCTACTATTCTCGCTGCTGCCGCCAGCACCACGATGATCGCCGGTACCGCTTTTGCCGAGACCAGCCCGCCGCTGATGGCCACCGCCCAAGGCGAGTTCGATATCCACGCCGGGGTCGAGGCCTCGTCGAAAACGATCGCGACGGTCTCCGACGGCACCATCGTCCCGGTGGAAGGCTGTCTTCCCGATGGCACGATCTGTCAGGTGACTTTCGATGGCATGAATGGCTATGCGCCCGCAGGCCAGCTCGGCGTGATGGTCGACGGCCAGATGGCGCTTTTGTCGACCGGCCCGCAATCGGTCACCGTGAACCAGATCCAGGTCCCGGGCGATAACGCCAACAAGGATGGCCAGGGTGCCGCGGCGCTGACCGGTGCGGCTGCCGGTGGCGCAGCCGGTGCGGCCGTGGGTGGTCCCGTGGGCGCCGTCGTCGGCGCGCTGATCGGCTCGGCCGGTGTGGGCGCTGCGGCCAAGCCCGAGCCCACCACGATCACCTGGGTCGAGAAGCACCCCGTCGCGCCGGTCTATCTCGACGGGGAAGTCGCGACCGGCAAGGTCATTCCGGACATGGTGACGCTGACGCCGGTGCCGGACAGCACCTATGCCTATGGCAACATCAACGACAACACGGTCTTCGTGAACCCTGATAGCCGTGCGATCGTCTACGTCGTGCCGGCCTCGTAA
- the ispG gene encoding flavodoxin-dependent (E)-4-hydroxy-3-methylbut-2-enyl-diphosphate synthase, translating to MSLNPVRPWRNIYRRKSRQIMVGNVPVGGDAPISVQTMTNTDSSDVRATLDQVIRAADVGADIVRVSTPDESSTRALREICRESPVPIVADIHFHYKRAIEAAEAGAACLRINPGNIGDEKRVAEVVRAAKDHGCSIRIGVNAGSLERHLLEKYGEPCPEAMVESAMDHIRILEDHDFREYKISVKASDVFLAAAAYQGIAEATDAPIHLGITEAGGLTSGTVKSAIGLGNLLWMGIGDTLRVSLSADPVEEVKVGFEILKSLGLRTRGVQIISCPSCARQGFDVIATVAELEERLEHIKTPISLSIIGCVVNGPGEALMTDIGFTGGGAGSGMVYMAGKQDHKQANADMIDHIVELVEKKSAEIEAEKAAAE from the coding sequence ATGTCTCTCAACCCGGTCCGCCCGTGGCGCAATATCTACCGCCGCAAGTCTCGCCAGATCATGGTCGGAAATGTCCCCGTCGGGGGCGATGCGCCGATCTCGGTGCAGACGATGACCAATACCGACAGCTCGGACGTGCGCGCGACGCTCGATCAGGTGATCCGCGCGGCAGATGTCGGCGCGGATATCGTGCGCGTCTCGACCCCGGACGAGTCCAGCACCCGCGCCCTGCGCGAGATTTGCCGCGAAAGCCCGGTGCCGATCGTGGCCGACATCCATTTCCACTACAAACGCGCGATCGAAGCGGCGGAGGCGGGGGCGGCTTGCCTGCGCATCAACCCCGGCAATATCGGCGATGAGAAGCGCGTGGCCGAGGTCGTGCGCGCCGCCAAGGATCACGGCTGTTCGATCCGGATCGGCGTGAACGCGGGCTCGCTCGAGCGGCACCTGCTGGAGAAATACGGCGAGCCGTGCCCCGAGGCGATGGTCGAGAGCGCGATGGACCATATCCGCATTCTCGAGGATCACGATTTCCGCGAATACAAGATTTCGGTGAAGGCGTCGGACGTGTTCCTCGCCGCCGCTGCCTATCAGGGCATCGCCGAGGCGACCGACGCGCCGATCCACCTTGGTATCACCGAGGCAGGGGGGCTGACCTCCGGCACGGTGAAATCCGCGATCGGTCTGGGCAACCTCCTGTGGATGGGCATTGGCGACACGCTGCGCGTCTCGCTCTCGGCCGATCCGGTCGAAGAGGTGAAGGTCGGTTTCGAGATCCTGAAATCGCTCGGGCTTCGGACCCGCGGCGTGCAGATCATCTCCTGTCCATCCTGCGCGCGTCAGGGCTTCGACGTGATCGCGACCGTGGCGGAGCTGGAAGAAAGGCTCGAACACATCAAAACGCCGATCTCCCTGTCGATCATCGGCTGCGTCGTGAACGGTCCCGGCGAGGCGCTGATGACCGATATCGGCTTTACCGGCGGTGGTGCCGGATCGGGCATGGTTTACATGGCTGGCAAGCAGGATCACAAGCAGGCCAACGCGGATATGATCGACCATATTGTTGAATTGGTTGAGAAAAAATCGGCCGAGATCGAAGCGGAGAAAGCCGCCGCCGAATAA
- a CDS encoding helix-turn-helix domain-containing protein yields MIGRRAKPSTGDEVKPKGFDDFELRLGDVMRGERATLAKSLLDVQRELRIKAAYIAAIEACDVEAFDTPSFIAGYVRSYARYLGLDPEWSFQRFCNEAGYSPAHGMSEAASGPKPQRDPKDMAEALANPAFIPRKESIWTKIEPRAVGALFVLALIGGGIGYGGWTVLQEVQRVQLTPVDQAPGVMADLDPLDSVKDGPEMAQADDTLPEVTQPERSARIYRPAALDAPVLVSRDGPIASIDPNATGALAGQGVGAAAPGLTPNLIGLAQSNTSPNTPQGTQLASAAGPENNIQSAVAKALGADQPDVVVLAVRPSWVRIKSADGATLFEKVMDAGERYVLPKLEEAPTMRTGESGAIYFAVNGVTHGPVGKRGQVTKNIKLSSAALDEDYPVANLAQDKDLAKMIAVADAGDAAAPAQTDQQ; encoded by the coding sequence ATGATCGGGCGAAGGGCTAAACCTTCGACGGGGGACGAAGTCAAACCTAAAGGGTTCGACGATTTCGAACTTCGTCTTGGCGATGTGATGCGCGGCGAGCGGGCGACGCTCGCCAAATCGCTCCTTGATGTCCAGCGCGAACTCCGGATCAAAGCAGCCTATATCGCGGCCATCGAAGCCTGCGATGTGGAAGCTTTCGACACGCCCTCCTTCATCGCGGGCTATGTGCGCTCCTACGCGCGCTATCTCGGCCTCGACCCCGAATGGTCGTTCCAGCGCTTCTGCAACGAGGCTGGCTATTCGCCCGCCCACGGCATGTCCGAAGCCGCCTCCGGTCCGAAGCCGCAGCGCGACCCGAAGGACATGGCCGAGGCGCTCGCCAACCCCGCCTTCATCCCGCGCAAGGAATCGATCTGGACCAAGATCGAGCCGCGCGCCGTCGGTGCGCTCTTCGTTCTGGCGCTGATCGGTGGCGGTATCGGCTATGGCGGCTGGACCGTGCTGCAGGAAGTGCAGCGCGTGCAGCTGACGCCCGTGGATCAGGCCCCCGGCGTGATGGCCGATCTCGACCCGCTCGACTCGGTCAAGGACGGGCCCGAGATGGCGCAGGCCGACGACACGCTGCCCGAGGTCACCCAACCCGAGCGCTCCGCGCGCATCTACCGTCCGGCGGCGCTCGACGCGCCGGTTCTGGTGTCGCGCGACGGGCCCATCGCTTCGATCGACCCCAATGCCACCGGCGCGCTGGCCGGGCAGGGCGTGGGCGCAGCCGCTCCGGGTCTGACGCCCAATCTCATCGGTCTGGCGCAGTCCAACACGTCCCCGAACACGCCGCAGGGCACGCAACTCGCCTCGGCGGCTGGCCCCGAGAACAATATCCAATCCGCCGTTGCCAAGGCGCTGGGAGCGGATCAGCCCGATGTCGTCGTGCTGGCCGTGCGCCCGTCCTGGGTGCGGATCAAGTCTGCCGATGGCGCGACCCTGTTCGAGAAGGTCATGGATGCGGGCGAACGCTACGTGCTGCCCAAGCTCGAAGAAGCGCCGACGATGCGCACGGGCGAATCCGGCGCGATTTATTTCGCGGTCAACGGCGTGACGCATGGCCCGGTCGGCAAGCGCGGTCAGGTCACGAAGAACATCAAGCTGTCGTCGGCCGCGCTGGACGAGGACTATCCGGTTGCCAATCTCGCGCAGGACAAGGACCTCGCGAAGATGATCGCCGTGGCCGATGCGGGCGATGCCGCCGCGCCGGCGCAGACCGACCAGCAATAA
- the hemA gene encoding 5-aminolevulinate synthase: MDYDRALDQAIDKLHEEGRYRVFIDIEREKGNFPHAVWTKPDGSKQDITIWCGNDYLGMGQHPVVLAAMHEALDATGAGSGGTRNISGTTVYHKRLEHEIADLHGKEAALVFSSAYIANDATLSTLPKLFPGLIIYSDELNHASMIEGIRRNGGAKRIFRHNDVAHLRELLAADDPAAPKLIAFESVYSMDGDFGPISELCDLAEEFGALTYLDEVHAVGMYGPRGAGIAEKLGEMDRIDIFNGTLGKAFGVFGGYIAASAKMVDAVRSYAPGFIFTTSIPPAVAAGAAASIAFLKGEGGQELRDKQQLHAKILKMRLKGMGMPIIDHGSHIVPVIIGDPKHTKALSDMLLDEFGVYVQPINFPTVPRGTERLRFTPSPVHDTGMIDGLVKGMDALWARCELNRAEASA; the protein is encoded by the coding sequence ATGGATTACGACCGCGCACTCGATCAGGCGATTGACAAGCTGCACGAGGAAGGCCGCTATCGCGTCTTCATCGATATCGAGCGCGAGAAGGGTAATTTCCCCCACGCCGTCTGGACCAAGCCGGACGGGTCGAAGCAGGACATCACCATCTGGTGCGGCAACGACTATCTGGGCATGGGCCAGCATCCGGTCGTGCTGGCGGCGATGCACGAGGCTCTGGACGCCACCGGCGCAGGCTCGGGCGGCACGCGCAACATCTCGGGCACGACGGTCTATCACAAGCGGCTGGAGCACGAGATCGCCGATCTGCACGGCAAAGAGGCCGCGCTGGTCTTCTCCTCGGCCTATATCGCCAATGACGCGACGCTGAGCACGCTGCCCAAGCTGTTCCCCGGCCTCATCATCTATTCCGACGAGCTGAACCACGCCTCGATGATCGAAGGCATCCGCCGTAACGGCGGCGCCAAGCGCATCTTCCGTCACAATGACGTCGCTCATCTGCGCGAATTGCTGGCCGCCGACGATCCGGCTGCGCCGAAGCTGATCGCGTTCGAGTCGGTCTATTCGATGGATGGCGATTTCGGCCCGATCTCCGAACTGTGCGATCTGGCCGAGGAATTCGGTGCGCTGACCTATCTCGACGAGGTGCACGCAGTCGGCATGTATGGCCCGCGCGGCGCCGGTATCGCCGAGAAGCTGGGAGAGATGGACCGGATCGACATCTTCAACGGCACGCTGGGCAAGGCTTTCGGTGTGTTCGGCGGCTATATCGCGGCTTCGGCCAAGATGGTCGATGCCGTGCGCTCCTACGCGCCGGGCTTCATCTTCACCACCTCGATTCCGCCGGCGGTGGCGGCTGGCGCTGCCGCGTCGATCGCCTTCCTGAAAGGCGAGGGCGGTCAAGAACTGCGCGACAAGCAGCAGCTGCACGCGAAGATTCTCAAGATGCGCCTGAAGGGCATGGGCATGCCGATCATCGATCACGGCTCGCATATCGTGCCCGTGATCATCGGAGATCCCAAACATACCAAGGCCTTGTCGGACATGCTGCTCGACGAGTTCGGGGTCTATGTCCAGCCGATCAACTTCCCGACCGTGCCGCGCGGCACCGAGCGTCTGCGCTTCACGCCCTCGCCGGTGCACGACACCGGTATGATTGACGGTCTGGTCAAGGGTATGGATGCGCTTTGGGCGCGCTGTGAGCTGAATCGCGCCGAAGCCAGCGCGTGA
- a CDS encoding dipeptidase has protein sequence MALNEVLTEIDSGLDAAMDRLFELLKIRSISTDPAYREETHEAAEWLVKELKSLGFDAELRPTTGHPMVVAHSKGDGPRLLFYGHYDVQPVDPLELWNTPPFEPQIEDTENGRVIRGRGASDDKGQLMTFIEACRAYKAVNGELPGNLVIFLEGEEESGSPSLVPFLENNREELTSDLALICDTSMVSPGVPSIAGSLRGMLKEEFTLHGPRIDLHSGHYGGPALNPLREISKIIASFHDDQGRVAVEGFYEGVHEVPAEQLEAWKTCGFDEKEYLQHAGMTVPHGEEGYSALEQQWARPTLEINGLWGGYQGAGSKTVIPAEAHCKITCRLVGDMDPAHVRKALRAHVEARLPVDARITWDGDLDGAPASVMDTSRPEFEAARQALSDEWNREAVIVGMGGSIPIGYYFKSILGMDAMLIGFANDDDAIHSPNEKYDVKSFHKGIRSWARILDRIAK, from the coding sequence ATGGCACTGAACGAGGTTCTCACCGAAATCGATAGCGGCCTGGACGCCGCGATGGACCGTCTTTTCGAGCTGCTGAAAATCCGCTCGATCTCGACCGATCCGGCCTATCGCGAAGAGACCCACGAAGCTGCGGAATGGCTCGTCAAGGAATTGAAATCGCTGGGTTTCGACGCCGAACTGCGCCCGACCACGGGGCACCCGATGGTGGTTGCGCATTCCAAGGGCGACGGCCCGCGCCTGCTGTTCTACGGCCACTACGACGTGCAGCCGGTGGACCCGCTGGAGCTGTGGAACACGCCCCCCTTCGAGCCGCAGATCGAAGATACCGAGAATGGTCGCGTCATCCGTGGTCGCGGCGCGTCCGACGACAAGGGTCAGCTGATGACCTTCATCGAGGCCTGCCGCGCCTATAAGGCCGTGAACGGCGAGCTTCCTGGCAATCTTGTGATCTTTCTTGAAGGCGAGGAAGAATCGGGCTCGCCCTCGCTGGTGCCCTTCCTCGAGAACAACCGCGAAGAGCTGACCTCCGATCTGGCGCTGATCTGCGACACCTCGATGGTCTCGCCCGGCGTGCCCTCGATCGCGGGCTCCTTGCGCGGGATGCTGAAGGAGGAATTCACCCTGCACGGGCCGCGCATCGATCTGCATTCGGGCCATTACGGCGGCCCCGCGCTGAACCCGCTGCGCGAGATTTCCAAGATCATCGCGAGCTTCCATGACGATCAGGGCCGCGTCGCGGTCGAAGGCTTCTACGAGGGCGTCCACGAAGTCCCGGCCGAGCAGCTCGAAGCGTGGAAGACCTGCGGCTTCGACGAGAAGGAATACCTTCAGCACGCGGGCATGACCGTGCCGCATGGCGAAGAGGGCTATTCGGCGCTGGAGCAGCAATGGGCACGCCCGACGCTGGAGATCAACGGTCTCTGGGGCGGCTATCAAGGCGCGGGCTCGAAGACCGTGATCCCGGCCGAGGCGCATTGCAAGATCACCTGCCGTCTCGTGGGCGACATGGACCCGGCCCACGTCCGCAAGGCGCTGCGCGCCCATGTCGAGGCACGCTTGCCGGTCGATGCGCGCATCACCTGGGACGGTGATCTCGATGGCGCACCTGCCTCCGTGATGGACACGTCGCGCCCCGAATTCGAAGCCGCGCGTCAGGCGCTGAGCGACGAATGGAACCGCGAGGCGGTCATCGTCGGCATGGGCGGCTCGATCCCGATCGGCTACTACTTCAAGTCGATCCTCGGCATGGACGCGATGCTGATCGGCTTCGCCAATGACGACGACGCGATCCACTCCCCGAACGAGAAATACGACGTGAAAAGCTTCCACAAGGGCATCCGCTCCTGGGCGCGCATCCTCGACCGGATCGCGAAATAA